Proteins from a single region of Stigmatella erecta:
- a CDS encoding oxidoreductase: MADLPSPRKPLRVGLIGYGLSGATFHARLLAAEPAFVLEAVSTRNAEAVARDWPSARVLSVDALLADPSLDVAIVTSPNDSHAELARRALQAGKHVVVEKPFTLDSGEARQLGALARERGLCLAVFHNRRWDGDFLTVSQLLGQGRLGKLYSFESHFDRLRPQVKKRWKEDAVPGGGLLWDLGAHLIDQALQLFGLPESVMADLGQQRPGAQAVDWFHLLLRYGELRVILRSGSVVHEPWPRFVLHGEADAFVKYGLDPQEEQLKAGLLPGAPGWGAEPPERHGRLSQGGSVPTAPGSYERFYGQLAAAIAGQGPVPVTAESAAEVIRVIEAAQRSASEGRRVSLA, translated from the coding sequence ATGGCCGACCTTCCTTCCCCTCGAAAACCCCTGCGCGTGGGCCTGATCGGCTACGGGCTGTCCGGCGCCACGTTCCATGCCCGGCTGCTCGCGGCGGAGCCGGCCTTCGTCCTGGAGGCCGTCTCCACCCGGAACGCCGAGGCGGTGGCCCGGGACTGGCCCTCGGCCCGGGTGCTCTCCGTGGACGCGCTGCTGGCGGATCCTTCCCTGGACGTCGCCATCGTCACTTCGCCCAATGACAGCCACGCGGAGCTGGCGCGGCGGGCGCTCCAGGCCGGCAAGCACGTGGTGGTTGAGAAACCCTTCACCCTGGACTCGGGCGAGGCGCGCCAGCTGGGGGCCCTGGCCCGGGAGCGCGGCCTGTGCCTGGCCGTCTTCCACAACCGGCGCTGGGATGGGGACTTCCTCACCGTGAGCCAGCTGCTCGGGCAGGGGCGTCTCGGCAAGCTGTACAGCTTCGAGAGCCACTTCGACCGCCTGCGCCCCCAGGTGAAGAAGCGCTGGAAGGAGGACGCGGTGCCGGGAGGGGGGCTGCTGTGGGATCTCGGCGCCCACCTGATCGATCAAGCCCTGCAGCTGTTCGGCCTGCCCGAGTCGGTGATGGCGGACCTGGGCCAGCAGCGCCCCGGGGCCCAGGCCGTGGACTGGTTCCACCTGCTGCTGCGCTACGGCGAGCTCCGGGTCATCCTGCGCTCGGGCTCGGTGGTGCACGAGCCCTGGCCGCGCTTCGTGCTGCACGGCGAGGCGGATGCCTTCGTCAAGTACGGGCTGGATCCCCAGGAGGAGCAGCTCAAGGCGGGCCTGCTGCCGGGCGCCCCGGGCTGGGGCGCGGAGCCCCCGGAGCGGCACGGCCGCTTGAGCCAGGGCGGGAGCGTGCCCACGGCGCCGGGAAGCTACGAGCGGTTCTACGGCCAGCTGGCCGCCGCCATCGCGGGCCAGGGGCCCGTGCCGGTGACGGCGGAGAGCGCTGCGGAGGTGATCCGCGTCATCGAAGCGGCCCAGCGCAGCGCCAGCGAGGGCCGGCGCGTCTCCCTGGCCTGA
- a CDS encoding NUDIX hydrolase: protein MPYTPIIGTLGYVLSPDGSRVLLVHRNARPQDAHLGKYNGLGGKMQPDEDVVSCMRREIREEAALECVDMRLRGTISWPGFGPQGEDWLGFVFRIDRFTGTPLERNPEGELSWVPVQDILKLPLWDGDRHFLPLVFDNDPRAFHGIMPYAQGRAVSWSFSRI from the coding sequence ATGCCCTACACCCCCATCATCGGCACGCTCGGCTATGTCCTGTCCCCCGACGGGAGCCGGGTGTTGCTCGTCCACCGCAACGCCCGCCCCCAGGATGCGCACCTCGGCAAGTACAACGGCCTGGGTGGGAAAATGCAGCCGGACGAGGATGTGGTGTCCTGCATGCGCCGGGAGATCCGCGAGGAGGCCGCCCTAGAGTGTGTGGACATGCGGCTGCGGGGGACGATCAGCTGGCCCGGGTTCGGGCCCCAGGGCGAGGACTGGCTGGGGTTTGTCTTCCGGATCGACCGGTTCACCGGCACCCCGCTGGAGCGCAACCCCGAGGGGGAGCTGTCCTGGGTGCCTGTTCAGGACATCCTGAAACTGCCCCTGTGGGACGGGGACCGGCACTTCCTTCCCCTGGTTTTCGACAATGATCCACGGGCTTTCCATGGGATCATGCCCTACGCCCAGGGCCGCGCGGTGAGCTGGTCCTTCTCCCGAATTTGA